CGGGAGCCTCGCACGAGGGTAGTGCTGTGTGTCATACAACCGCGGCTAACGCCGTTCGGCTCAGGACGGAGGAGCAAAGGATGGGCTGAGCCGGGTCGCGATGGCGACGGTTGGATGGGTGCCCAACGGGGTTGGCAGGCGGAGCCTGGAAGACATTGCGTGCGAGGCGGGAGCCTCGCACGAGGGTAGTGCTGTGTGTCATACAACCGCGGCTAGCGCCGTTACGGCTCAGGACGGAGGAGCAAAGGATGGGCTGAGCCGGTTCGCGATGGCGACGGTTGTGTGGTTGCTTAGACGACCAGCGACTCTTTGCGGCTTTGTGCTGTGCGCCCATGGACATCATAGATCGCAATGTGACGTTGAATTTCTTCTTCAACGGTCATTGGATTTCCATCGCCGTCAACAACTCGCCGCAAGTTGCCTTTGTTGGATAGCGTGATCGCTTCGACTTGCCCATCCAAGCCAAGTGTTTCGCAGCGACTTGCATGTCGGCCTAGTGAATCCATGATCGCGTCACAGATCACTTGGCCACGTTCGGTAAAGTCTCCCCACGCAACTAACTGAGATAGACTAATCTGCAATTGATAGAGCAACTTGGTCGCCCGATAGTTGGCATAAGGCAATTCGCTAGCGGCTAGTTGGCCACTTTCAATTGCCGACAACCAGAATTGCAAGACTCGTTCGAAAACATAGGCCGCATGAAACAGCCCATAGATGGGACGTGGATCGTCTCGCCAAGGCGAATACACCGTGTCGGGAACTTGATGCGAAGTGGTATTCGATGCGGCAAAGAAGTTGCCTTGTTCCTCGATCGCAAACAGTCGGTTGTGATAGAACTCGTGAATGAGGTCGTCGGCCAACACGAGCGAGCTTCGAGCCCCGGTGAAAATCGCCGCCCCGGGAAGCCGCGAACAACTCGTGTTGAACACTCCACCATACCCCGGTGGCTTAAACGCGATCACCTGCATGGCGTATTCGATTTGATCTGCCGTTTGAGGATCATGTCGACGAATCAAACCGATGGTTTCCGACAACAACTCGACATAGTCATCCTGGCCGTCAAGCTCGGCCGGAACGACGGAGCGAATATCGACCAGCCCAGGTACATTGAACGCCGATGGCTGCAAACGGATTTGTTCGAGGCAAGGTGCAACACGAATCAACAATCCATCGACCTGAATGGTCTCCAGCGGCATTCCTATCGATCGTTGCTCGCCGTCAATCGCCATGTCCAACTCGACGCCGTTGGTAACACCATGAATGGCAAGCATCCCGGTTCCCGCAAACGACCATGCAGTTCCTGGTAGTATTGCCGGAAGGGCCAAGACCAAGGGTTCGATTTGAACGCTTCGCTTTGACGCCAGTGCCAACGAGACCGCAAACAATCCGAACTGATTTAGGTGACGATCAAAGACTTCGGCTGAAGTCGCCACCAAGTCCGGGAACTGTTCCTGCACGGTCGCATGCGTTCCGCTGGGCAAATCACGACCAAGGTAGACGCCTAGGAATAGATCGTAGGTTGTTCGCGCGAAGAAGTAGGCTTGTGGATCACGTAAGACTCGGCCGAGGCACTGTTCCGGAAGCGACAACGCCCAGTCGACCTGTTCACAAAAATCGGATTCGGCTTTTGATCGTGAAGTCCGCTGTAGCAATGCTTTGCGAACCGCCGAAAGTGTGGCAACGGTCTTTTCGAATTTGAAATCCAAAACCGCGTTGGATTCCCAAACCCAAGAGGGAGTCTGTTGTGCCAAAGTCGCTTGAGTCATGCCGGACTAACTTGGTGATACGGTAGAGCGAGCAGCAACGAGTCCACGCGACGATCGCGGATAGAAATCCGTTCGCCGATCGAAACGATGACTGAGAGACACGTGACAAGGCACAGCCTCGTCACGTCAAAGAAGAACTTGCACGGAAAGGTGCAAAGAGATCGACTCGTTACAGTTCGATCGATCCGGTGTTACCACCGCCACCTTTTCCGGTACCCGATGCCGAGAAATCGGCTGGGAAGAATTGCTTGTTTTCTTCCTTCGTTTTCGAATCCGAAGTCAGACTGTTGAGAATCTCGTTTTCAAGATTTGCAACTTCGTTTGAAACTCGAGCGTTGTTTTGATGCTTTCCTTGCATGGCAGATTCCTATTTGTTGCTTTTGGGGCTTTGCGACCGACCCAGCTTTCACGACCATGATCCCAGAAGGGTTTGAAGGGACCATCCGAATCAGCCGCTCGAATGACGCGAGGGTAGCCCCTCGTGACGCGAAAGGTCAAGATTGATCGGAGGTGGGTGGAGTTGTACAACCGCGGTTAGCAGGCGGAGCCTGGAAGACATTGCATGCGAGGAATTCATCACAACGTCAGCCGCTGAGCGTTAGCTCACGGTTTGTGCATTGTGTGTCATACAACCGTGGCTAACGCCGTTCGGCTCAGGACGGATCATCGAATGATGACTGAGCCGGTTCGCGATGGCGACGGTTGGATGGTTGTCCAACGGGATTGGCAGGCGGAGCCTGGGAGACATCGCATGCGAGGCGGGAGCCTCGCACGAGGGCAGTCCTGTGTTCACGCAACCGCGGCTAGCGCCGTTCGGCTCAGTACGGAAGACCAACGGATGACTGAGCCGGTTCGCGATGGCGACGGTTGAATGGTTGTCCAACGGGATTGGCAGGCGGAGCCTGGGAGACAATGCATGCGAGGCGGGAGCCTCGCACGAGGGCAGTCCTGTGTTCACGCAACCGCGGCTAGCGCCGTTCGGCTCAGGACGGAAGACCAACGGATGACTGAGCCGGTTCGCGATGGCGACGGTTGAATGGTTGTCCAACGGGATTGGCAGGCGGAGCCTGGAAGACATCGCATGCGAGGCGGGAGCCTCGCACGAGGGTAGTCCTGTGTGACACGAAACCGCGGCTAGCGCCGTTCGGCTCAGGGCGGTTGGATGGGTGTCCAACGAGGTTGGTAGGCGGGGCCTGGGAGACATCGCATGCGAGGCGGGAGCCTCGCATGAGGAGGGTGCATGAGAGGATTGGGAGCAATCGAATTAGAGCTGCCAAACGGGTTCGCCTAGGGCGTCAAACTTGGGTTCGATCCCGAGCCCTGGTGCCGTTGATGCCGACATTCGTCCGTCGACTCGCTGCGGCGCACCGCTTGCAATTGATTTTGTCACATAGCTATTGAAATCAGTCGACGTAAACAAGAAATCGCTCGGCGTGCTATGAGCCAGATGCGATATCGCTGCGGTAATAATGTCGCCTCCCCAGCTATCTTCGATCGTCATCGCGATCCCCAATTCGACGCACAGGTCACGAGCCTGACGAGCTTTGGTCAAGCCACCGAACTTGCTGATTTTGATATTCACGACATCCATCGCTTGATCGGCGGCACCTTTCAATATCGCGTCGACCGAATCGATCACTTCGTCCAAAACGAATGGCAAATTGGTATGCCGGCGGATGCTGAGGCATTGCTCATAGGACGCACAGGGTTGTTCGATGTAAACGTCAACATCGCGAACCGCGTCGGCAACTCGCATGGCTTCGTGCATCAACCAACCGGTGTTCGCATCGGCGACAAGCTTATCACCGGGCTGAAGCACCTCGGCAACGGCGTGGATCCGCGCGATATCCTCGTTAGGATCACCACCAACTTTGAGCTGGAAACGCCGATACCCTTCGTCTCGATACGATTGCACGTTGCCAGCCATCTCTTTGGCCGGCCGCTGCGAGATAGCGCGGTATAGCGTGACGTCGTCACCATACCGACCGCCCAACAAATAACACACCGGCAAACCAGAAGCCTTACCGAGTATATCCCAGCACGCCATGTCGATCGCTGACTTGACGTACGGATGACCTTTCATCGTGTAGTCCATCAAGCGGTTGAGCGAAGTCAGTTGTCGTGGGTCACTGCCGATGATTGCGGGAGCAAGATTCTGAATGCCGGCCCGCGCGCCGGCTGCGTACGCGGGCAAGTAAACCGGGCCGAGCGGACAGACTTCGCCATAGCCTTTAATTCCGGCATCGGTTTCGACTTCGACAACGGTCGAATCGAAAACGTCCACACTTTTGCCCTCCGACCAACTGTAGTTCCCTTCGTATAGGGGCAAGTCAACTTGATAGAGCTTCAATCCGGTAATCTTCATGGTGGCTGTGTGGATCCCTAGGTGTGATGTTCGATCAAAACTCTGACCAACAAGCCGGCTTCGCAATCAACAACGTCGCC
This is a stretch of genomic DNA from Stieleria sp. JC731. It encodes these proteins:
- a CDS encoding aKG-HExxH-type peptide beta-hydroxylase, giving the protein MTQATLAQQTPSWVWESNAVLDFKFEKTVATLSAVRKALLQRTSRSKAESDFCEQVDWALSLPEQCLGRVLRDPQAYFFARTTYDLFLGVYLGRDLPSGTHATVQEQFPDLVATSAEVFDRHLNQFGLFAVSLALASKRSVQIEPLVLALPAILPGTAWSFAGTGMLAIHGVTNGVELDMAIDGEQRSIGMPLETIQVDGLLIRVAPCLEQIRLQPSAFNVPGLVDIRSVVPAELDGQDDYVELLSETIGLIRRHDPQTADQIEYAMQVIAFKPPGYGGVFNTSCSRLPGAAIFTGARSSLVLADDLIHEFYHNRLFAIEEQGNFFAASNTTSHQVPDTVYSPWRDDPRPIYGLFHAAYVFERVLQFWLSAIESGQLAASELPYANYRATKLLYQLQISLSQLVAWGDFTERGQVICDAIMDSLGRHASRCETLGLDGQVEAITLSNKGNLRRVVDGDGNPMTVEEEIQRHIAIYDVHGRTAQSRKESLVV
- a CDS encoding cis-3-hydroxy-L-proline dehydratase produces the protein MKITGLKLYQVDLPLYEGNYSWSEGKSVDVFDSTVVEVETDAGIKGYGEVCPLGPVYLPAYAAGARAGIQNLAPAIIGSDPRQLTSLNRLMDYTMKGHPYVKSAIDMACWDILGKASGLPVCYLLGGRYGDDVTLYRAISQRPAKEMAGNVQSYRDEGYRRFQLKVGGDPNEDIARIHAVAEVLQPGDKLVADANTGWLMHEAMRVADAVRDVDVYIEQPCASYEQCLSIRRHTNLPFVLDEVIDSVDAILKGAADQAMDVVNIKISKFGGLTKARQARDLCVELGIAMTIEDSWGGDIITAAISHLAHSTPSDFLFTSTDFNSYVTKSIASGAPQRVDGRMSASTAPGLGIEPKFDALGEPVWQL